The Cloacibacterium caeni region GTAGTAAGTTTAAAAAGTAATAAAGTGAGAATAATTATCCATACACCGAATTCTTTCATCCAATATTTTTTCAAAAATCTCAAGGCTCTAGAAAGGATAATCACATTCGGTAAAACCAATAAAAGTAAATATTCATAATTTTTGCCCATGTAAAGAAATACAGTCACCAATTGTGCCAAGAAAAACAAGAGCATAAAAGTGTACTTAAATTTACTAGAAGGACTTTTTTTATTAAAATTGGCAAAATGGTCCATTACAGCATACAACACATATAAAGCAACGGGTAAAAGAAAGTATAATGGATAGTAATCTTGCATGAAAGAATCTTCTACATAAGGAATATAACTTTCGTCAAAATCATGATAACCAATAAGATACATCACACCAAAATAAGTTCCAAAAACCAATGCATTTCCAAAAAATAATCTGAAAATATTCAGCGAAATATGATCTGAAGTAGAAATAAGGTGAATCAACACGAAAATAAACATAGGCCAAGTTGTAGGCAAAAACAAGAAATTCACCGCCAAAATTGCGCCAATAATCAGGTATGAATTTTTCCTTACTTCATCTTGATTGCTGGTCAATAAAACCATTACAAAAGAGTTGGTGAACAAAGACATCGCAATTCCTATGTCTAAACTTCCCGGATATAATGCAAACACAAAAAAGGTATACAGAAAAAGAGGAAGATGAGTATTGTAATTCAGGCCAATAGCGTTAAAAAGAAAATATCCTAAAGCAAATCCGCAAAACGTAATAATGCTAGAAAAAACACCTAATGTTTTGAAATCCAATATATTAAATGATATGATCAAAAGAAATAAAAAAAATATATAGACAGGAATCGAAAAAATATTGCTTTCTTTTGATAGTAATCTGAACATTTTTATTAATTTTGTGCAAAGTTAATTTAAAATAAGAAAAAAATGACGTCTTTTTGGTTATTCTTAAGTGATTTGTTCAAATGGTCTTTCGGATTCTATGATTTCGCAGGAAACGTATTGAACTGGATTCTATTTATTGTAGCTAGTGCTTTATTTTGCTATTGGTGTTATGTTTTAGTAACCACATTAGGGAATAATAAAGATAAAGAATATTATTCACCTACAGAAGGTAAATTCCCATACTACAACCCAGAATTACACACTAAAGAAGATTAATCAGATTTCTTACATAATATAAAATCCCGAAATTGTAAAATTTCGGGATTTTTTTATTCTATTTGTTAAAATTAATTGTGACAAGGAACTACTAAAACAGGAATAGGAGATTTTTTCGTGATATCTTTGGTAAGACTTCCTACGAAAACATCATAAATGCCGCTTCTTCCATGACTTCCCATGACGATGTAGTTGGCCTTTTTGTCTTTAGCATAATCTAAAATAATTTCAGCAGCGATGCCTTGTTTTAGTAAATGTTCACAAGCTACACCTTTTGCTTTTATTCTTTTTTCAATTTCATTCAACTCGGCGAGTTCTTCAGAAATTTCAGATTTTTCTATCTCTGGGAAATATTGAAATCCCATATCTCCTATAGCAAAGCCTATATCTGCAGGAGCTACGTGTATTAAATAAATTTTTCCGGCTATTTCTTTTGCAAAATCTACAGCGCCTTCTACAAGAATATCAGTAGTGTCAGAAAAATCGATGGGTAAAATAATATTTTTCATGGCGTGTGTTTTAATAACAGTACTAATTTACAATTTTTAAACGGGAAATAAAAGTTTTTAGAAATGATTTATTGTATGCGCAGACTATAAACTTTTTCGCCTTCTAGAAACATTTCTAGCTCATCGTTTTCTGATACCTTTCCTACACCTTTTGGAGTTCCTGTGAAAATTAAATCTCCCACTCTTAAAGTGAAGTATTGAGAGACAAAAGCAATAATATCATCTGGCGAAAACATCATTAGACAGGTATTGCCATCTTGTACAGTTTCTTTATTTTTTTTGAGTTGAAAATTCAAATTTTTTAAATCAAAATTCTCTTTTGGGAAAAAATCAGAAACTACAGCGCTTCCGTCAAAACCTTTTGCGAGTTCCCAAGGTAAACCTTTTCCTTTGAGCTGAGACTGTAAATCTCTCGCTGTAAAATCTATTCCAAGCGCAATTTCGTCATAATGTTTAGGTGCATTTTCTTTTTGGATATATTTTCCGCCTTTAGAAATTTTAAGCACCACTTCTAATTCATAATGCACGTCATCAGAAAATTCTGGAATATAGAAATCACTGCCTTTCTTGAGAACAGCAGTGTCTGGTTTCATGAAAATAACTGGATTTTCTGGAATTTCGTTTCCTAATTCTTTCGCGTGTTCTGCGTAATTTCTTCCTATGCAAATGATTTTCATAATATTAAATTAAAAATTTTCATTAAACATTTTAAATTCCACTTCAAAAGGAGTTTCGTTTTCACTAATCTTTTCTCTGAACTTTTCTTGATATTCCATATATTTACTATAACAATCTATTCTGCTCCAAGATTCATCAATTCGATTGATTTTAAATTCTTCAAAAATTCTGTCCTGAATAATATTATCAATCGGAATATGAAAATAATCTACATTTTTTGTTATTCCGGGAATTTTTTCTTCACCTAAAAGAAAACAATATTTTAGAGTCATATTAATCCATTTTTGAGCTTGCCCAATGGTTAAAGTATAATCTAAAGAATATTTTTTTAATTTTTCAGTATTTTCTTTATGCCACTCATCGAATTGTTTTTCATTAAAATCATTCTGGCAAACTTCCTCAATTAAGTTACAAAGTAATTTTTCCCATTTATTTTTGACTTCCTGATGATTCTGTGAAAGATTTCTTAACGTTCTACTAAAATCACGATAAGCTCTCCAAATTGCTTTTTTTTTGCAATCTGAGTGGCTTTTACTGAAATATAAAGTGATATAAAAATGTTCAATATCCTTATGAGAAATGTTAGTTTTCATTATGTATTAAGCATAATATCCATAAATTTCGCTAATTCTATTGTGTTTGAAAGCTGAACTAATTCAATATCATCTGAATTGTTGAGATTGATGAAAACTCTCATCAAATCTTTCTTTCCATTTTCTAAAGAAATATTGATAATATTTTCTTTTTTAATTTCAAATTCTTGAGTTTTACAAGTTGCATCTAACGAACCACTATCTTTTGTGTAAAACTCACCAATTCTAATAGATTTAATTTTGATAAAGTTCCCTTTAACAGAAATCATATCGCTTTCAATAAAAGGTAGTTTTCCTTCTACTAATGAAATTTCATATTCATTTTCTCCTTTTTTAATAATGGAAATATTTTTCATTTGTGATAATTTTAATAGACAATCTCTTAGATGAGTGAAGCGACTTTGCGAAAAACCTTTGCGTCTTTGCGTGAAAAATCTTAAAACTTACTTCTCAACTGAATCTTAGTCAAGACCTTCTTGGTATAAAGTGGGAAATCAGCATTCTGAATCCAACCGAAATATCCTACATCTTTCGTGAAGACATCTTTTACTTTTTGACCTTTATATTTTCCAAAAGTGAAAATTTCTTCGTCTTTATCATCAAAGGCGATAAATCCTGCCAAATCTGCAAATTTATTATGGAATGAAAATTCGCTTAAAGCAGCAATATCATTCGGCAAATCTGCATATTTTTCGATTTGAGCATCCAGAACTTCGAAGGTTGCTAAAGTATCTGCTTCCGCAGAATGTGCATTTTCTAGAGATTTTCCGCAGTAAAATTGGTACGCTGCGCTTAGATTTCTAGGTTCCATTTTGTGGAAAATGGTTTGAGCATCAATTGGTCTGTGTTTAGATAAATCAAAATCATAACCAGCTCTCAACAATTCCTCTGCTAAAAGTGGAATATCAAATCTATTCGAATTAAAACCTCCTAAATCAGAATCCTTAATCATATCAATGATTTTCGGAGCCAATTCTTTAAAAGTAGGAGAATCTTTTACATCTTCATCAGAAATTCC contains the following coding sequences:
- a CDS encoding DUF6427 family protein, with the translated sequence MFRLLSKESNIFSIPVYIFFLFLLIISFNILDFKTLGVFSSIITFCGFALGYFLFNAIGLNYNTHLPLFLYTFFVFALYPGSLDIGIAMSLFTNSFVMVLLTSNQDEVRKNSYLIIGAILAVNFLFLPTTWPMFIFVLIHLISTSDHISLNIFRLFFGNALVFGTYFGVMYLIGYHDFDESYIPYVEDSFMQDYYPLYFLLPVALYVLYAVMDHFANFNKKSPSSKFKYTFMLLFFLAQLVTVFLYMGKNYEYLLLLVLPNVIILSRALRFLKKYWMKEFGVWIIILTLLLFKLTTYIDLDELIRL
- a CDS encoding DUF6341 family protein, translating into MTSFWLFLSDLFKWSFGFYDFAGNVLNWILFIVASALFCYWCYVLVTTLGNNKDKEYYSPTEGKFPYYNPELHTKED
- a CDS encoding universal stress protein produces the protein MKNIILPIDFSDTTDILVEGAVDFAKEIAGKIYLIHVAPADIGFAIGDMGFQYFPEIEKSEISEELAELNEIEKRIKAKGVACEHLLKQGIAAEIILDYAKDKKANYIVMGSHGRSGIYDVFVGSLTKDITKKSPIPVLVVPCHN
- a CDS encoding fumarylacetoacetate hydrolase family protein, translating into MKIICIGRNYAEHAKELGNEIPENPVIFMKPDTAVLKKGSDFYIPEFSDDVHYELEVVLKISKGGKYIQKENAPKHYDEIALGIDFTARDLQSQLKGKGLPWELAKGFDGSAVVSDFFPKENFDLKNLNFQLKKNKETVQDGNTCLMMFSPDDIIAFVSQYFTLRVGDLIFTGTPKGVGKVSENDELEMFLEGEKVYSLRIQ
- a CDS encoding 3'-5' exonuclease, with protein sequence MNLKLHKPLCIFDLETTGINISKDRIVEICILKVFPDASRESKTWYVNPEMPIPAEATAVHGISDEDVKDSPTFKELAPKIIDMIKDSDLGGFNSNRFDIPLLAEELLRAGYDFDLSKHRPIDAQTIFHKMEPRNLSAAYQFYCGKSLENAHSAEADTLATFEVLDAQIEKYADLPNDIAALSEFSFHNKFADLAGFIAFDDKDEEIFTFGKYKGQKVKDVFTKDVGYFGWIQNADFPLYTKKVLTKIQLRSKF